Proteins co-encoded in one Candidatus Limnocylindrales bacterium genomic window:
- the murI gene encoding glutamate racemase, protein MSDPIPPRNARPIGVFDSGVGGLTVVRALRRALPEQDIVYLGDTARVPYGSKSARTVERYALSCQRFLLDRDVKLVMIACNTASATALPALIAASPVPVIGAVEPGAFSALAASRNGHIGVIGTLATVRSGAYEKAIAQRDADTRVTSLACPLLVPLAEEGWSEDEVAAAVARRYLTQLFARDAQMDTLVLGCTHYPLLQPVLARTAREIADREVAVVDSATAMAEAARQTLSGDHGGAGRGELHCFATDTSRLEELAPLFLGEPLATFELVDL, encoded by the coding sequence ATGAGTGATCCCATCCCGCCTCGCAACGCCCGTCCCATCGGCGTCTTCGACTCGGGCGTCGGCGGCCTGACCGTCGTGCGCGCGCTTCGACGCGCGCTCCCGGAGCAGGACATCGTCTATCTCGGCGACACGGCGCGGGTGCCCTACGGCAGCAAGAGTGCGCGGACCGTCGAGCGCTACGCGCTGTCGTGCCAGCGCTTCCTGCTCGACCGTGATGTCAAGCTGGTGATGATCGCGTGCAACACCGCCTCCGCCACGGCGCTGCCGGCGCTGATTGCGGCCAGCCCCGTACCCGTCATCGGCGCCGTCGAGCCAGGCGCCTTCAGCGCGCTGGCTGCATCGCGCAATGGACACATCGGCGTCATCGGGACCCTGGCAACGGTGCGCTCGGGCGCCTATGAGAAGGCCATCGCTCAGCGCGACGCCGACACGCGCGTGACCTCGCTGGCTTGCCCGCTGCTGGTGCCGCTGGCCGAAGAGGGATGGAGTGAGGACGAGGTGGCCGCCGCCGTGGCCAGGCGATACCTGACGCAGCTCTTCGCGCGCGATGCGCAGATGGACACGCTCGTGCTCGGCTGCACGCACTACCCGCTGCTGCAGCCTGTGCTCGCGCGTACGGCGCGCGAGATCGCCGATCGCGAAGTCGCCGTCGTCGATTCGGCCACGGCGATGGCCGAGGCGGCGCGGCAGACGCTCAGCGGCGATCATGGCGGCGCCGGCCGCGGCGAGCTTCACTGCTTCGCCACCGATACCTCGCGACTGGAGGAGCTCGCCCCGCTTTTCCTCGGCGAGCCGCTGGCGACGTTCGAGCTGGTGGACCTGTAA
- a CDS encoding S8 family serine peptidase, which produces MIAVAFLSSPAGAAVSAQPGGAHSAPSRVIVKLRACARMDLASQLRERTATAAPIAGSQLHALMSRHGAHNARRLAAAARVRRQLRQRFPVRAVRGEPSPDVGLSRVWILDLATADAGIAARDLAADPAVEYAEPDRELSVALMPDDSFLRTSGSWGQAFADLWGLFSIRAPQAWDVATGAGIVVAVIDTGVDHTHPDLAPNLWTNAAEIAANDLDDDGNGYVDDILGYDFADSDASPLDDHMHGTHVAGTIAAVAGNGRGVAGVAFDARIMAVRGLGSDGSGATSQLARSIVYAVDNGADVINASWSGSGLSQLLGDAVAYAHAAGVVFVAAAGNAGRDTASFTPAAEPGAIAVAAFNSQDVAASFSNYGVKLDVGAPGGGDVPPPSLGQTPVYSILSLLSAFGDLARYGNHLGVGSGYARLAGTSMAAPHVSGAAALILQLHPSYTVEQVRQVLRTSSRDVGPAGADAASGYGLLDASAALAAPEPLVAHIESPRAGELEDTAATIEIRGSAYGAGFESYTLELGASAETQWTAIVADQATPVVAGTLGVLDASNLLDGSYVLRLTVRRGADVYVDRVAVTVGSAELTSPRPAEAVRASGTLSIVGTAAGAGFSSYVVDWRRPAVDPDVWSTAGIVRTSPTSPVRGGVLATFDMSAISESDRYDFRLRVFNANGVVERTRQGIALDPALRSGWPQQIQPVADHQYLTVADLDADGRKEILVGSAREVLVFEHDGTMKTGWPQSVGGGFPSSTTTGSPVVADIDGDGASDVVATNRHQLFAWSADGQSKPGFPVLTTVYRGTTAHLAAGDLDGDGDDEILCSADTGSEAFDGDGTVVPGWSWVSGLNDSALAVGDAAGDARVEIVFYTRDDHPGTRRRTLSLRDALRLPLQGWPVRARSNFLHPRMGMADMDGDGALDVFSLAETAGFKLRASAHSATGRRMPVGSARLRDVCQASGARCDPFSNGLAAYGDVDEDGRAEAYLYAHTPAQAPIGEGFNQFLQIRADRAATAPAAIHRAFNMEMAMQSLAIGDIDGDGEQELVTGSSGYDGLGIVRKAVVAASVQGDLHPFFPRVVPIPIHGTGDAPELPVTDFAHFDDERFASPAIADLDGDGLKEVVWVDPLLMRVFVWNVPGVASPEKSDWPMYHHDPRHGNALAVP; this is translated from the coding sequence ATGATCGCCGTCGCATTCCTCTCTTCCCCGGCAGGCGCGGCCGTTTCTGCGCAGCCTGGCGGTGCGCATTCGGCGCCCTCTCGCGTCATCGTCAAGCTCCGGGCCTGCGCACGCATGGACCTGGCCTCGCAGCTTCGCGAGCGCACCGCGACCGCGGCTCCGATCGCCGGTAGCCAGCTGCACGCGTTGATGTCGCGTCACGGCGCGCACAACGCCCGCCGCCTGGCGGCAGCGGCGCGCGTGCGGCGTCAGCTTCGTCAGCGCTTCCCTGTGCGAGCGGTGCGCGGCGAGCCTTCCCCCGACGTCGGGCTTTCGCGCGTCTGGATTCTCGACCTCGCCACCGCCGATGCCGGCATTGCCGCGCGCGACCTGGCCGCCGATCCGGCCGTCGAGTACGCGGAGCCGGATCGCGAGCTGTCGGTCGCGCTGATGCCCGACGATTCATTCCTGCGCACCTCGGGGAGCTGGGGACAAGCCTTCGCCGATCTCTGGGGCCTCTTCAGCATTCGCGCACCGCAGGCGTGGGATGTCGCCACCGGCGCCGGGATCGTCGTGGCCGTGATCGATACGGGCGTCGACCACACGCATCCGGATCTGGCGCCGAACCTGTGGACCAACGCCGCAGAGATCGCGGCCAACGACCTCGACGACGACGGCAACGGCTACGTCGACGACATCCTGGGCTACGACTTCGCCGATTCCGATGCGTCGCCTCTCGACGATCACATGCACGGCACGCACGTGGCCGGAACCATTGCCGCGGTGGCAGGCAACGGCCGCGGCGTCGCCGGCGTCGCCTTCGACGCGCGGATCATGGCCGTTCGCGGCCTGGGCAGCGACGGCAGTGGCGCGACCTCGCAGCTCGCACGATCGATCGTGTACGCAGTCGACAACGGCGCCGACGTCATCAACGCGAGCTGGTCCGGTAGCGGGCTCTCGCAGCTGCTAGGCGACGCCGTCGCCTACGCGCATGCTGCCGGCGTCGTGTTCGTGGCCGCGGCGGGCAACGCAGGCCGCGACACCGCTTCCTTCACGCCTGCCGCAGAGCCGGGCGCGATCGCGGTTGCCGCCTTCAACTCGCAGGACGTTGCCGCGTCCTTCAGCAACTACGGCGTCAAGCTGGACGTGGGAGCGCCCGGCGGCGGTGACGTACCGCCGCCGTCGCTCGGCCAGACGCCGGTCTACAGCATCCTGTCGCTGCTCTCCGCCTTCGGCGATCTCGCGCGATACGGCAACCACCTCGGCGTCGGCTCCGGCTACGCACGCCTTGCCGGCACCAGCATGGCGGCGCCGCACGTAAGCGGCGCGGCTGCGCTCATCCTGCAGCTGCATCCTTCGTACACGGTCGAGCAGGTTCGCCAGGTGCTGCGCACGTCGTCGCGCGACGTGGGGCCGGCCGGGGCCGATGCTGCTTCCGGCTACGGACTGCTCGATGCGTCTGCCGCGCTCGCTGCGCCCGAGCCGCTGGTGGCGCACATCGAGAGCCCGCGTGCCGGCGAGCTCGAAGACACCGCAGCGACCATCGAGATCCGCGGCAGCGCCTACGGAGCCGGCTTCGAATCGTACACGCTCGAGCTCGGCGCGTCCGCCGAAACGCAGTGGACGGCGATCGTTGCCGATCAGGCGACGCCCGTCGTCGCCGGCACGCTCGGTGTGCTCGATGCCAGCAATCTTCTCGATGGATCCTACGTGCTGCGGCTGACGGTGCGTCGCGGCGCCGACGTCTACGTCGATCGTGTTGCCGTCACCGTCGGCAGCGCCGAGCTGACCTCGCCGCGGCCCGCCGAAGCGGTTCGCGCTTCGGGCACGCTCTCCATCGTCGGCACCGCCGCCGGCGCCGGGTTCTCCTCCTATGTCGTCGACTGGCGCCGCCCGGCCGTCGATCCCGACGTCTGGAGCACGGCCGGCATCGTCCGAACGTCGCCGACATCGCCGGTCCGCGGCGGTGTCCTGGCCACCTTCGACATGTCCGCCATCAGCGAGAGCGACCGCTACGACTTCCGCCTTCGCGTCTTCAACGCCAACGGCGTCGTCGAGCGGACGCGCCAGGGAATCGCGCTGGATCCGGCGTTGCGCAGCGGCTGGCCGCAGCAGATCCAGCCGGTGGCCGATCATCAGTACCTCACCGTTGCCGACCTCGACGCCGATGGACGAAAGGAGATCCTGGTCGGCTCCGCCCGCGAAGTGCTGGTGTTCGAGCACGACGGAACGATGAAGACCGGATGGCCGCAGTCGGTAGGCGGCGGCTTTCCGTCGTCCACCACGACCGGCTCGCCGGTGGTGGCGGACATCGACGGAGATGGAGCGAGCGATGTCGTCGCCACCAACCGCCATCAGCTCTTCGCCTGGTCTGCCGATGGCCAGAGCAAGCCGGGCTTCCCGGTTCTCACAACCGTCTACCGCGGGACGACTGCGCACCTTGCGGCCGGCGACCTGGACGGCGACGGCGACGATGAGATCCTGTGCAGCGCCGACACCGGTTCCGAGGCGTTCGACGGCGACGGCACCGTCGTGCCCGGCTGGTCGTGGGTGTCCGGCCTCAACGACAGCGCGCTAGCCGTCGGCGACGCGGCTGGCGATGCGCGCGTCGAGATCGTCTTCTACACCCGCGACGACCATCCCGGCACGCGCCGCCGCACGCTCTCGCTGCGCGACGCCCTGCGCCTGCCGCTGCAGGGATGGCCCGTGCGGGCGCGGTCGAACTTCCTGCATCCGCGCATGGGAATGGCCGACATGGACGGCGACGGCGCGCTCGATGTGTTCAGCCTGGCCGAGACCGCCGGATTCAAGCTGCGCGCGAGCGCTCACTCCGCCACCGGCCGGCGAATGCCCGTCGGCAGCGCGCGGCTGCGCGATGTGTGCCAGGCCAGCGGCGCGCGCTGCGATCCTTTCTCCAACGGACTGGCCGCCTACGGCGACGTCGACGAGGACGGCCGCGCCGAGGCCTACCTGTACGCGCACACGCCGGCGCAAGCGCCGATCGGCGAAGGCTTCAATCAGTTCCTGCAGATCCGCGCCGATCGCGCGGCGACTGCGCCGGCCGCCATCCATCGCGCGTTCAACATGGAGATGGCGATGCAGTCGCTGGCCATCGGCGACATCGATGGCGACGGCGAGCAGGAATTGGTGACGGGAAGCTCCGGGTACGACGGCCTCGGCATCGTTCGCAAAGCCGTCGTGGCAGCCTCGGTGCAAGGCGACCTGCACCCGTTCTTTCCGCGCGTCGTGCCGATCCCGATCCATGGCACCGGCGATGCGCCCGAGCTGCCCGTCACCGACTTCGCGCACTTCGACGACGAGCGCTTCGCCTCGCCCGCGATCGCGGACCTGGACGGCGATGGCTTGAAGGAAGTCGTCTGGGTCGATCCGCTCCTGATGCGCGTGTTCGTGTGGAACGTGCCCGGCGTGGCGTCGCCGGAGAAGAGCGACTGGCCGATGTATCACCACGACCCGCGCCACGGCAACGCACTCGCCGTGCCGTGA
- the lnt gene encoding apolipoprotein N-acyltransferase codes for MLAVLALLFSGVVQAAISPPWNLLVLHPVAWVPAMWVIRRLRGGSALMAGWLVGMSANLTIFYWLPGTMIRFGDLPLPAALAAWLLFGAAMGFYAAIFAWGFGRIRAAAGMMWPVAIAAWFCALEFLNPQIFGYLQGHAWYQVPEVFLLSAVTGVSGVSFLVMSCNAVVLQGLEAFHERRLPIRSFGVNAAVLAIFCAAAVMYSHTRLQRIAEAEQRAPVLTVAVIQPDHTIERRRELSRMKRDAFARDLVALSQKAIAEAGGRKIDVFVWPEGALPTDPSQPENRVVLDFVRATGAEVWTGGNHEEGRGGSEHNSAFRIHPPGQIDRRYDKNILVPFGEYVPLRDVIPGFDRIRTVGSFEPGVEVPAYESGPARFVFSICYEAIHAGFVRSSLRPDTNLLVNVTVDAWYGDSSEQSQHLMLAAAQSATHGIPLVRSTTTGISAITDARGVLVARSGKFTREALVREVRPLRVPAPYTRWGEWLAWLCVAASVLLLAATLRLRQAVQFSSS; via the coding sequence GTGCTGGCAGTCCTCGCGCTCCTGTTCTCCGGCGTGGTCCAGGCCGCCATTTCGCCGCCATGGAACCTGCTCGTGCTGCATCCGGTGGCCTGGGTGCCGGCAATGTGGGTCATTCGCCGGCTGCGCGGTGGCAGTGCCCTGATGGCGGGCTGGCTGGTGGGCATGTCCGCCAACCTGACGATCTTCTACTGGCTGCCCGGAACGATGATCCGTTTCGGCGACCTGCCGCTGCCGGCCGCGCTCGCCGCGTGGCTGCTCTTCGGCGCGGCGATGGGCTTCTACGCTGCAATCTTCGCGTGGGGCTTCGGCCGCATCCGCGCAGCCGCGGGCATGATGTGGCCGGTGGCGATCGCGGCGTGGTTCTGCGCGCTCGAGTTCCTGAACCCGCAGATCTTCGGCTACCTGCAAGGGCACGCGTGGTACCAGGTGCCCGAGGTCTTCCTCCTCAGTGCCGTTACCGGCGTCAGCGGCGTCAGCTTCCTGGTGATGTCGTGCAATGCAGTGGTGCTGCAGGGGCTGGAGGCTTTCCACGAGCGCCGCCTCCCGATCCGGTCGTTCGGCGTGAACGCGGCGGTGCTCGCGATCTTCTGCGCAGCTGCGGTGATGTATTCGCACACGCGTCTGCAGCGCATCGCCGAGGCCGAGCAGCGGGCGCCGGTGCTGACCGTGGCCGTGATTCAGCCCGATCACACCATCGAGCGGCGCCGCGAGCTCTCGCGCATGAAGCGCGACGCCTTCGCGCGCGACCTCGTGGCGTTGTCGCAGAAGGCGATCGCCGAGGCCGGCGGACGCAAGATCGACGTCTTCGTATGGCCCGAGGGTGCGCTCCCGACCGATCCGTCGCAGCCGGAGAACCGCGTCGTTCTCGATTTCGTCCGCGCAACGGGCGCCGAGGTATGGACCGGCGGCAATCACGAAGAGGGACGCGGCGGGTCCGAGCACAACTCGGCCTTCCGAATCCATCCCCCCGGCCAGATCGACCGGCGCTACGACAAGAACATCCTGGTTCCCTTCGGCGAGTACGTGCCGCTGCGCGACGTCATTCCCGGCTTCGACCGCATCCGCACCGTCGGAAGCTTCGAGCCGGGGGTCGAGGTGCCTGCCTACGAGTCCGGCCCGGCGCGCTTCGTCTTCTCGATCTGCTATGAGGCGATTCATGCCGGCTTCGTGCGTAGCAGCCTGCGGCCGGACACCAACCTGCTGGTCAACGTCACCGTCGATGCCTGGTACGGCGACAGCTCCGAGCAGAGTCAGCATCTGATGCTGGCGGCGGCACAGTCGGCGACACACGGCATTCCGCTGGTGCGCTCGACGACGACGGGAATCAGCGCGATCACCGACGCGCGCGGTGTGCTGGTTGCTCGGAGCGGAAAGTTCACGCGCGAAGCACTCGTGCGGGAGGTGCGGCCGCTGCGCGTGCCCGCGCCTTACACGCGGTGGGGGGAGTGGCTTGCGTGGCTCTGCGTCGCGGCGAGCGTGCTTCTGCTCGCCGCGACGTTGCGCCTACGGCAGGCCGTTCAGTTCTCGTCGAGCTGA
- a CDS encoding cytochrome c3 family protein, producing the protein MAQLFKPSSNTYAKLSIFGALFAVAGLLMGLNEFNRSSYMTNESVAREQPVPFSHKHHVGELGIDCRYCHTAVETSSFAGIPATQICMNCHSQIWKDAPMLEPVRASYRTGQSLEWTRVNDVPDFVYFDHSIHIAKGVGCASCHGDVAAMNLTWQAAPMTMEWCLSCHRDPGRNLRPREKVFDTSWVLRGHQPHGGLEGAPGAVDGEGHGEAHAVLDQETLGRQLIAEYQVRPRTDCSTCHR; encoded by the coding sequence ATGGCGCAGCTTTTCAAACCGAGCAGCAATACCTACGCGAAGCTCAGCATCTTCGGAGCGTTGTTTGCCGTCGCGGGCCTTTTGATGGGCCTCAACGAATTCAACCGCTCCTCTTATATGACCAACGAGTCGGTTGCGCGGGAGCAGCCGGTTCCCTTCAGCCACAAGCATCACGTCGGCGAGCTCGGCATCGACTGCCGGTACTGCCACACCGCCGTCGAGACCTCCTCCTTTGCCGGAATCCCGGCCACCCAGATCTGCATGAACTGCCACAGCCAGATCTGGAAGGACGCTCCGATGCTGGAGCCGGTCCGGGCCAGCTACCGCACCGGCCAGTCGCTGGAGTGGACGCGTGTCAACGACGTTCCCGATTTCGTCTACTTCGACCACAGCATCCACATCGCCAAGGGCGTGGGCTGCGCAAGCTGCCACGGCGATGTCGCGGCCATGAACCTGACCTGGCAGGCGGCGCCGATGACGATGGAATGGTGCCTGTCCTGCCACCGCGATCCGGGCCGCAACCTGCGCCCGCGCGAGAAGGTCTTCGACACGTCGTGGGTGCTCCGCGGCCATCAGCCGCACGGCGGCCTGGAAGGCGCGCCGGGCGCCGTGGATGGCGAGGGCCACGGCGAGGCGCACGCCGTGCTGGATCAGGAAACACTGGGCAGGCAGCTGATCGCCGAGTACCAAGTCCGGCCGCGCACCGACTGCTCGACCTGTCACCGCTGA
- a CDS encoding alpha/beta hydrolase: MSRIPDSAALPRSIRQYDVSAGGVRLRVLESPGQGPAVVLLHGAGSNARSWLPLMRALAGRQVLALDLPGHGASSQGPTHDLYETADVVREVIETEVGRGAVLGGHSWGGKLSGCMAASDPALCAGLVLIDPSPSHAVPVDIESFVEMAFGVELAEYDSAEEAATAARTIPRYSRWDDDIAAAFLGGLARQENGKWSLRPGRAELTALCRGVLWTDASEILARAAQLPTLLVVAGESVWQAQTNVLAYADATLVTLAGSHWIHHDDPAGLASAVTSWLDERFPLGGAAGATPDE, translated from the coding sequence ATGAGCCGAATCCCGGACTCCGCCGCCCTGCCCCGTTCCATCCGACAGTACGACGTTTCTGCGGGCGGCGTGCGCCTGCGTGTCCTGGAATCGCCGGGCCAGGGGCCGGCCGTGGTTCTGCTGCACGGTGCCGGATCGAATGCGCGATCGTGGCTGCCGCTCATGCGTGCGCTCGCCGGCCGGCAGGTGCTGGCGTTGGACCTTCCCGGGCACGGCGCAAGCAGCCAGGGTCCCACGCACGACCTCTACGAAACCGCGGACGTCGTCCGGGAAGTGATCGAGACCGAAGTCGGCCGCGGCGCGGTCCTTGGAGGCCATTCCTGGGGCGGCAAGCTTTCCGGCTGCATGGCCGCCTCCGATCCGGCTTTGTGCGCGGGTCTGGTGCTGATCGATCCCTCGCCTTCGCATGCGGTGCCGGTCGACATCGAATCGTTTGTGGAGATGGCGTTTGGCGTCGAGCTCGCCGAGTACGACTCGGCCGAGGAGGCCGCGACGGCAGCGCGCACGATCCCGCGCTACAGCCGATGGGATGACGACATTGCCGCGGCGTTCCTTGGCGGGCTCGCGCGGCAGGAGAACGGAAAGTGGTCGCTTCGGCCGGGCCGCGCCGAGCTGACGGCGCTGTGCCGCGGCGTGTTGTGGACCGATGCCTCCGAGATCCTGGCACGCGCGGCGCAGTTGCCGACGCTCCTGGTCGTTGCCGGCGAAAGCGTGTGGCAGGCGCAGACGAACGTGCTCGCCTATGCGGATGCGACGCTGGTGACGCTCGCCGGCAGCCACTGGATCCATCACGACGATCCTGCGGGCTTGGCGTCGGCCGTCACGAGTTGGCTCGACGAGCGATTTCCGCTCGGCGGCGCCGCCGGCGCAACGCCCGACGAATAG
- a CDS encoding peroxiredoxin has product MLTVGDRIPEFELTAVVSTEPGKEFTKITHESFAGKWKVLFFWPMDFTFVCPTEIAEFGRRAGDFEQRNAQVLGASTDTHYVHLAWRNNHPDLRDLCFPMLADTKRELSRLLGILHKDEGVPLRATFIIDPEGDIRHVSVNDLSVGRNVDETLRILDALQTGALTPCNWRQGEATL; this is encoded by the coding sequence ATGCTGACAGTTGGCGACAGGATTCCCGAGTTCGAACTGACTGCGGTGGTAAGCACCGAGCCAGGAAAGGAGTTCACCAAGATCACCCACGAGAGCTTTGCGGGCAAGTGGAAGGTGCTGTTCTTCTGGCCGATGGATTTCACCTTCGTCTGCCCGACGGAGATCGCCGAGTTCGGGCGGCGCGCCGGGGATTTTGAGCAGCGAAACGCGCAGGTGCTCGGCGCCAGCACCGACACGCACTACGTGCATCTGGCCTGGCGCAACAATCATCCCGATCTGCGCGACCTTTGCTTTCCGATGCTCGCCGACACCAAGCGCGAGCTGTCGCGCCTGCTCGGCATCCTGCACAAGGACGAAGGCGTGCCGCTGCGCGCGACGTTCATCATCGACCCCGAAGGCGACATCCGGCACGTCAGCGTCAACGACCTCTCGGTGGGCCGGAACGTCGACGAGACGCTGCGCATCCTCGACGCCCTCCAGACCGGCGCCCTCACCCCGTGCAACTGGCGCCAGGGCGAAGCCACTCTTTAG